A DNA window from Microcystis aeruginosa NIES-843 contains the following coding sequences:
- a CDS encoding type II toxin-antitoxin system Phd/YefM family antitoxin has product MTKYLNITETGQKLVEWSEQMTDEPIIITKEGQPIMVALNYAQIESWLETLDILQDKEFAEILSEAIQQDQSGQRITWEDAKKQLGW; this is encoded by the coding sequence ATGACTAAATATCTAAACATTACTGAAACAGGACAAAAGCTGGTTGAATGGTCTGAGCAAATGACTGACGAACCTATTATTATTACCAAAGAAGGTCAACCCATTATGGTTGCCCTGAATTACGCTCAAATTGAATCTTGGTTGGAAACTCTTGATATTTTACAAGACAAAGAGTTTGCCGAAATCCTATCTGAAGCAATTCAACAGGATCAATCAGGACAAAGAATTACTTGGGAAGATGCTAAAAAACAACTCGGTTGGTAA
- a CDS encoding type II toxin-antitoxin system RelE family toxin: MEYQIQLIPLALSFLSKITDKRIQQEIRKRIEKLKIEPDKQGKALSGKLKGYRSVRAVGQRYRIVYRVEEAQIIVIVIGVGIRKQGDKKDIYALLEKLINNE; encoded by the coding sequence ATGGAATATCAAATACAATTAATTCCTCTTGCTTTAAGCTTTTTATCTAAAATTACCGATAAACGCATTCAGCAAGAAATTCGCAAACGGATTGAAAAGCTAAAAATTGAACCAGATAAACAAGGTAAAGCCCTTTCAGGTAAACTTAAAGGATATCGTAGCGTTAGGGCAGTTGGTCAAAGATATCGGATTGTCTATCGTGTTGAAGAAGCTCAAATTATTGTTATTGTTATTGGAGTTGGAATTCGTAAACAAGGTGATAAAAAAGATATTTATGCCCTTCTTGAAAAATTAATTAATAATGAATAA
- a CDS encoding HEAT repeat domain-containing protein: protein MVQQLNNTQIAINTLLNKLNDSLPQIRAKAAEALGKIGNSSLADTLVSHLIGENDLNVRLNLIRALGEIGNESAIPYLASCLSDTNPDIRIITAESIGKIGSEKAISYLIQSLQDTEVKVRVTATIALGEIGLEDVIPDLVNVCSDEDDSVRFSAVDALGKIGSRYAVN, encoded by the coding sequence ATGGTTCAGCAACTTAATAACACCCAAATCGCCATCAATACTTTATTGAATAAACTCAACGATTCTCTCCCCCAGATCCGCGCTAAAGCTGCCGAAGCCTTGGGCAAAATTGGCAATAGCAGCCTTGCCGACACCTTAGTATCCCATTTAATAGGAGAAAATGATCTTAATGTTCGCCTAAATCTGATTCGAGCTTTAGGAGAAATTGGCAATGAATCCGCAATTCCTTATCTAGCTTCCTGCTTATCTGATACTAATCCCGATATTCGGATAATCACGGCGGAATCTATCGGAAAAATTGGTAGTGAAAAAGCAATATCCTATCTCATTCAATCCCTACAAGATACGGAAGTAAAAGTTCGTGTCACAGCCACAATTGCTTTAGGTGAAATTGGACTAGAAGATGTTATTCCTGATCTAGTAAATGTTTGTTCCGATGAAGATGATAGCGTTCGTTTCAGTGCTGTTGATGCCCTCGGTAAAATTGGCTCTCGTTATGCAGTAAACTGA
- a CDS encoding esterase/lipase family protein — protein MNPVVLVHGFLATTAVFKPMSEYLNYHGWQVHSFNLIPNHGYEKLEVLAGQVDNYIEKNFAKEQKVDLIGFSMGGLITRYYLQRLGGVERVQRYLNISAPNRGTLTAYSLPLDGIRQMQPGSQFLEDLNQDCQQILNKIKTTIIWTPYDLMIFPAHSSRLSVGKEISIPVLLHAWMVKDSKVLTTIKETLLE, from the coding sequence ATGAATCCCGTTGTTTTGGTGCATGGTTTTCTAGCCACTACGGCTGTTTTTAAACCGATGAGCGAGTATTTAAACTATCATGGTTGGCAGGTGCATAGTTTTAATCTAATTCCCAATCATGGTTACGAAAAGTTAGAAGTTTTAGCCGGTCAGGTGGACAATTATATCGAGAAAAACTTTGCTAAAGAGCAGAAAGTAGATCTGATTGGGTTTAGTATGGGAGGATTAATTACCCGCTACTACCTGCAAAGATTGGGAGGAGTGGAAAGAGTGCAACGTTACCTAAATATTTCTGCTCCGAATCGAGGCACGTTAACCGCGTATAGTTTACCCTTAGATGGGATTAGACAAATGCAGCCCGGGAGTCAATTTCTAGAGGATTTAAATCAAGATTGTCAACAAATTTTAAATAAAATTAAAACCACAATTATCTGGACTCCCTACGATTTAATGATATTTCCTGCCCATAGTTCCCGTTTATCGGTGGGTAAAGAAATTTCGATTCCCGTATTGCTCCATGCTTGGATGGTCAAAGATAGCAAAGTTTTAACAACAATTAAAGAGACTTTATTAGAATAG
- a CDS encoding DUF4164 domain-containing protein, whose translation MSNETVTYSLEAVLTRIEGKIDSLEKRIDEKIDSLEKRIDEKIDSLEKRIDEKIDSLENRIDERFDKVEDRLTKVEIGQAELKGDIKALDEKINGLTARVAYQEFTNRGILIALVVAILGGAAKLFGFFPNP comes from the coding sequence ATGTCTAACGAAACTGTCACTTATTCCCTAGAAGCTGTCCTGACAAGGATTGAGGGGAAAATCGACTCTCTGGAAAAACGTATTGACGAGAAAATCGACTCTCTGGAAAAACGTATTGACGAGAAAATCGACTCTCTGGAAAAACGTATTGATGAGAAAATCGACTCTCTGGAAAACCGTATTGACGAGAGATTTGACAAGGTAGAAGACCGGTTAACTAAAGTAGAAATAGGACAGGCCGAACTCAAGGGAGATATTAAAGCTTTAGACGAAAAAATCAATGGATTAACTGCAAGGGTTGCCTATCAGGAATTCACCAATCGAGGGATTCTGATAGCATTGGTGGTCGCTATTTTAGGAGGTGCCGCTAAACTTTTTGGTTTTTTCCCTAATCCTTAG
- a CDS encoding site-2 protease family protein translates to MVNISSEIAAVAVIFLVAGAILTWSFYRAKPYGQLGILAWLQSLVLIAPWLIFFGLFAAGIYLNLAVILFLLVASTIIYIYLGNRLRLLKTNQIIEPKVNQAVSQSVTPLEIPAAVTAIVPDVMPIPEEDLKVIQSIFAIDTFFATETISFQEGAIFKGNLRGDPDIVHSRLTQKLSNNFGDKYRLFLVEGTEEKPVVIILPKTNDPSPATLAQKNLSLVLLVATIVTSLEAAGILLGFDLFGNWQRYREAIPLSLGLWSVLIAHEIGHLIIAKRHNVRLSLPYFLPTWQIGSFGAITRFESLLPNRSVLFDIAFAGPALGGLVSLILLIVGLTLSNSASLFQIPSTFFQSSILVSFLARIVLGDELQNAVISVHPLTVIGWLGLVITALNLLPAGQLDGGRIVQAIYGRKIARRTTVATLVILGIISLVNPSNPIPLYWTILVAFLQRELERPSLNELTEPDDTRAGWGLLLLFLMLATLIPLSPSLAGRLGIGG, encoded by the coding sequence ATGGTTAATATTTCTTCGGAAATTGCTGCGGTCGCTGTTATTTTCCTCGTCGCTGGTGCTATCTTGACTTGGAGTTTTTATCGAGCTAAACCCTACGGCCAACTGGGAATTTTAGCTTGGTTACAATCCTTGGTACTCATAGCTCCTTGGTTAATTTTTTTCGGGCTATTTGCGGCGGGAATTTATCTCAATCTAGCGGTAATTCTCTTTTTACTGGTTGCTTCCACCATTATCTATATTTATTTGGGCAACCGTTTACGCTTACTGAAAACCAATCAGATAATTGAACCGAAAGTTAACCAGGCAGTTAGCCAGTCCGTTACTCCTCTAGAAATCCCGGCAGCGGTGACAGCAATTGTGCCGGATGTGATGCCAATTCCCGAAGAGGATTTAAAAGTTATTCAGAGTATTTTTGCGATAGATACTTTTTTTGCCACCGAAACTATCTCTTTTCAGGAAGGGGCAATTTTTAAAGGCAATTTACGGGGAGACCCGGATATCGTTCACTCTCGCTTAACCCAGAAATTAAGTAATAATTTTGGCGACAAATATCGTTTATTTCTGGTGGAAGGAACCGAGGAAAAACCTGTGGTAATTATCCTTCCCAAAACTAACGATCCTAGTCCTGCCACTCTTGCTCAAAAAAATCTCTCTTTAGTTTTGTTAGTAGCCACCATTGTCACTAGCTTAGAAGCGGCTGGAATTTTATTGGGTTTTGATTTGTTTGGTAATTGGCAGAGATATCGAGAAGCAATTCCCCTGAGTTTGGGTTTATGGTCGGTATTAATTGCCCACGAAATCGGTCATCTAATTATCGCTAAACGCCATAATGTTCGTCTCAGTTTACCCTATTTTCTTCCCACTTGGCAGATTGGTTCTTTTGGGGCGATTACTCGTTTTGAATCTTTATTACCTAACCGCAGTGTTCTATTTGATATAGCTTTCGCTGGTCCTGCTTTGGGCGGTTTGGTTTCTTTAATCTTGTTAATCGTTGGACTGACTTTATCTAATTCTGCCAGCCTTTTTCAAATCCCTAGTACCTTTTTCCAAAGTTCAATTTTAGTGAGTTTTTTAGCGCGGATAGTTTTGGGCGACGAGTTACAAAATGCTGTTATCTCCGTGCATCCTTTAACTGTTATCGGTTGGTTAGGATTGGTGATTACCGCCCTTAATTTACTGCCTGCTGGACAGTTAGATGGTGGCAGAATTGTTCAGGCTATTTATGGTCGCAAAATTGCCCGCCGCACCACTGTGGCCACTTTGGTCATTTTGGGCATTATTTCCTTAGTTAATCCCAGTAATCCGATTCCTCTCTATTGGACAATTTTAGTCGCTTTTTTACAAAGAGAGTTGGAAAGACCGAGTTTAAACGAGTTAACCGAACCCGATGACACCCGCGCCGGTTGGGGTTTATTACTACTCTTTTTAATGTTGGCGACTCTGATTCCTTTAAGCCCTAGTTTAGCGGGACGGTTAGGCATCGGTGGCTAA